The sequence below is a genomic window from Mycobacteroides abscessus ATCC 19977.
CGCACTGGGTCAGCTTGGAGATGTCCTCGGGATCGATGGCCGCGAACATGGCCACCCGCAGCTGGTTGCGGCCCAGCTTGCGATAGGGCTCAGTGTCCACCACGCCGTTGGCGCGCAGCACCTTGGCAACTGCGGCCGCATCTACATCGTCGTTGAAGTCGATGGTGCCCACCACCTGTGAACGCTGCGCCGGATCCGCAACGAACGGCGTGGTGTACGACGTCGCCTCGGCCCAGGAGTACAGCCGCGAGGCCGAATCGGCGGTGCGCTTGGTGGCCCAGTCCAGGCCGCCGCCGGCCAGCAGCCAGTCGATCTGGTCGGCCAGCAGCAGCAAGGTCCCGATCGCGGGGGTGTTGTAGGTCTGGTTCTTCAGGCTGTTCTCCACCGCGATCGGTAGTGACAGGATGTCCGGCACCCAGCGTCCACTGCCGCCGATCTCCTCCACCCGTTCCAGGGCGGCGGGGCTCATCAGGGACACCCACAGCCCGCCGTCGCCGGCGAAGTTCTTCTGCGGCGCGAAGTAGTACGCGTCCACCTCCGACAGGTCGACGGGCAGGCCGCCGGCGCCGGAGGTGGCATCGATGAGTACCAGTGCGTTCTCCGACCCGGCGGGACGTCGCACCGGAACCATGACACCGGTCGAGGTTTCGTTGTGGGCCCAGGCGATCACATCGGCGGACGGGTCCGAGACGGGGGCGGGCGCGCTGCCCGGGTCCGCGACCACCTTGATGGGATCACCGACGAACGGGTTCTTGGCCACGCAGGAGGCGAACTTCGCGCTGAATTCACCGAACGTCAGATGCAGCGACTTCTCGCGGATCAGGCCGAACGCGGCGGCATCCCAGAACAGCGTGGAGCCGCCGTTGCCGAGGATCACCTCGTAGCCGTCGGGAGCGGAGAACAGCTCCTTGAGGCCCTCGCGGACGCGGCCCACGAGGTTCTTGACGGGTGCTTGCCGGTGCGAGGTACCGAAAAGGGAAGCGCCGGCAGTCACGAGCGATTGCAGCTGTTCGGGGCGCACCTTGGAGGGGCCGCAGCCAAAGCGTCCGTCGGCGGGCAGTAGGTCAGCGGGGATGGTCAATTCAGCCACGACTACCAGCCTAAACGGTGGCCCACTGAGAGCTGCGTCACATAAAACAAACCCCGGTGGGAACGTCACATGGGACGTTTCGTCCCAAACCTAGATAGGGCCTTCTCGCCCTGTTTACACTCGCCCAGAGCTTGTAGACTTCCAAGTAGCCCCAGAACGTAAAAGTTTGCAGGTCCGTTACCTAATCAAAGGAGATAGGCATGTCCCTCCGCGAGAAGTTGCGCGCGAAGAAGGAAGTGCGCGGCGACGCCAAGTACGTCCAGGTGCTGGAGACCCTGTCGCACGGATCGACGAACCGGAACTTCGATCCGTTCATCGACATCGACTGGGACTCGCCCGAGTACGCCGTCGTCCCCAATGACACCCGCTGGGTGCTCCCGCATCGCACCGACCCGCTCGGCCGGCACCCCTGGTACCAGTCGCAGCCGCTGGAGAAGCAGATCGAGATCGGGATGTGGCGCCAGGCCAACGTGGCCAAGGTGGGACTGCACTTCGAGAGCATCCTGATCCGTGGGCTCATTCAGTACGCCTTCAGCGTGCCCAATGGCTCCCCGGAGTTCCGCTACCTGAACCACGAGTCCATCGAGGAGTGCAACCACACCCTGATGTTCCAGGAGATGGTGAACCGCCTCGGTGTCGATGTTCCGGGTATGCCGCGCCTGCTGCGCTGGCTGTCGCCGTTCATTCCGCTGGCGTCGACCGTCGCGCCCGAGACCTTCTTCATCGGTGTGCTCGCCGGGGAAGAGCCCATCGACCACACTCAGAAGAACGTGCTGCGCGAGGGTGACAACCTGCACCCGATCATGCGGCGCGTCATGGAGATCCACGTCGCCGAGGAGGCTCGGCACATCTCGTTCGCGCACGAGTACCTGCACAAGCGCGTCCCGACGATGCACTGGTTCAACCGTTTCGTGCTGTCCATCAGCACCCCCATCATCATGCGGGTATTGATGGGCGCGATCATGACGCCGCCGCGCAGCTTCTTCAAGAAGTTCGGCATCCCGGACGATGTCCGCAAGGAGATCTTCTGGAAGAGCCCGGCCTCTCGTCAGACGATGAGCGAGGTCTTCTCCGACGTCCGCATGCTGTGCCGTGGGGTGGGCATGATGAACCCCATCGCCAAGCTGGTGTGGCGAGTGCTGCACATCGACGGCCGTGCCGCCCGCTACCGCAGCGAGCCGCAGCGCGGCCCGCTGGTGAACTACGCGGCTCCTGAGGCCGCAGCGTCTGATTCACCCAGCGCTGTTCCCGCCTGATGCCGCACGTCGTCACCCAGGCGTGCTGTAACGAGGGCTCCTGCGTTTACGCATGCCCGGTGAACTGCATCCACCCCACGCCTGACGAGCCTGATTTCCTCAAGGCAGAGATGCTGCACATCGATGCCTCGGCATGTGTCGATTGCGGTGCCTGCGTTGCTGCCTGCCCGGTAGATGCCATCAAGCCGGACTCGACCCTCAAGGAAGAGCAGCTGCCCTTCCTGCGGATCAATTCCGAGTTCTACCCGCGCGAAATCCCGCGGGCCAGTTTGGCTCCGGTCATTCAAGCGCCACCGGTGCGCGGGACCAGCGCGCTGAAGGTGGCTATCGTGGGCTCGGGCCCGGCGGCCATGTACGCCGCCGACGAGCTGTTGACCCAGCCGAATGTGAAGGTCAACATGTTCGAAAGGCTGCCTGCTCCATATGGTTTGGTGCGTGCAGGGGTGGCCCCAGACCACCAGCAGACCAAGCGGGTGACCAAGCTGTTCGACACGATGGCCGCACAGCCCAACTTCGAGTTCTTCCTGAACGTCGAGGTGGGCAAGGACATCACCCACGAGGAACTGCTGGCGCATCACCACGCGGTGATCTACTCCGTCGGTGCGTCCTCGGACCGTCGTCTGGACATCCCGGGGATCGAGCTGCCGGGCAATGCCACCGCTACCCAGGTGGTCGCGTGGATCAACGCGCATCCCGACTACGCCGACTTCCGCGTCGACCTGGACCACGAACGTGCGGTCGTCATCGGTAACGGAAACGTGGCCCTGGACGTCGCTCGGGTGCTCACCGGAGACGTCGAGCGCCTTGCGCGCACCGACATCTCGGACACCGCGCTGACCGCGCTGCGCAGCAGCAAGCTGCGCGAGGTGGTCATCGTCGGGCGACGCGGCCCCGAGCATTCGGCGTTCACGCTGCCCGAACTCCTCGGGCTGGTCGGACTGCCTGACATGACGGTTGTCGTCGACCAAGAGACCGCGGACCTCGTGGACCAAGCGTTGCAGACGCATCTGGAACCCCTGACCCGGCAGAAGCTGGAAGTCCTCAGTACCTGCCCACGTGAGGCGCGGGAGCCGGGCGGAAAGACCATCCGCTTCGCCTACAACCGCACTCCGGCCAGGGTGCTGGGGGAGGACCGCGTCGAGGCCATCGAGTTCCAGCATGGGGATACCACCGACACCATCAAGGCGGGCCTGTTCCTGACCTCGATCGGCTATCGCGGTG
It includes:
- a CDS encoding AurF N-oxygenase family protein is translated as MSLREKLRAKKEVRGDAKYVQVLETLSHGSTNRNFDPFIDIDWDSPEYAVVPNDTRWVLPHRTDPLGRHPWYQSQPLEKQIEIGMWRQANVAKVGLHFESILIRGLIQYAFSVPNGSPEFRYLNHESIEECNHTLMFQEMVNRLGVDVPGMPRLLRWLSPFIPLASTVAPETFFIGVLAGEEPIDHTQKNVLREGDNLHPIMRRVMEIHVAEEARHISFAHEYLHKRVPTMHWFNRFVLSISTPIIMRVLMGAIMTPPRSFFKKFGIPDDVRKEIFWKSPASRQTMSEVFSDVRMLCRGVGMMNPIAKLVWRVLHIDGRAARYRSEPQRGPLVNYAAPEAAASDSPSAVPA
- a CDS encoding FAD-dependent oxidoreductase is translated as MPHVVTQACCNEGSCVYACPVNCIHPTPDEPDFLKAEMLHIDASACVDCGACVAACPVDAIKPDSTLKEEQLPFLRINSEFYPREIPRASLAPVIQAPPVRGTSALKVAIVGSGPAAMYAADELLTQPNVKVNMFERLPAPYGLVRAGVAPDHQQTKRVTKLFDTMAAQPNFEFFLNVEVGKDITHEELLAHHHAVIYSVGASSDRRLDIPGIELPGNATATQVVAWINAHPDYADFRVDLDHERAVVIGNGNVALDVARVLTGDVERLARTDISDTALTALRSSKLREVVIVGRRGPEHSAFTLPELLGLVGLPDMTVVVDQETADLVDQALQTHLEPLTRQKLEVLSTCPREAREPGGKTIRFAYNRTPARVLGEDRVEAIEFQHGDTTDTIKAGLFLTSIGYRGVPMPDVPFDSQRGTIPNEQGRVKDSSTGQAHPGTYVAGWIKRGPTGFIGTNKSCSQQTVTSLVEDYNNGLLADPPQRLSGLSKVIQRRQPTIIGHDGWLAIDRAEIARGKGAGRPRDKFVSVPEMLRVAADAPQPPLWRKAIRGSALEDLLR
- the serC gene encoding phosphoserine transaminase — its product is MAELTIPADLLPADGRFGCGPSKVRPEQLQSLVTAGASLFGTSHRQAPVKNLVGRVREGLKELFSAPDGYEVILGNGGSTLFWDAAAFGLIREKSLHLTFGEFSAKFASCVAKNPFVGDPIKVVADPGSAPAPVSDPSADVIAWAHNETSTGVMVPVRRPAGSENALVLIDATSGAGGLPVDLSEVDAYYFAPQKNFAGDGGLWVSLMSPAALERVEEIGGSGRWVPDILSLPIAVENSLKNQTYNTPAIGTLLLLADQIDWLLAGGGLDWATKRTADSASRLYSWAEATSYTTPFVADPAQRSQVVGTIDFNDDVDAAAVAKVLRANGVVDTEPYRKLGRNQLRVAMFAAIDPEDISKLTQCVDWVVERL